A genome region from bacterium includes the following:
- a CDS encoding polysaccharide deacetylase family protein, translating to MMFRIYILIRRIIYVTLGTIGGVLRVPPKGVVVFCYHSIAEDVWRFSENFDELKKQIEFLRLHRKAISIDDLFLHVSGKHVIKEPSFLIAFDDGYKDILRTKEYFKERGIKPVSLVLGDSPHANQNELGGDRPFLSLSEIQELKKSGWDIGCHSMTHQDFSSLSKEERDLEIIESKLKLESILGFPIKYFAYPKGVYSDEILQSVKQAGYNLAFSMDEGFVNTGDDPMKVFRIGVDRTHSFIEFKYLTSPLVISFRQRVKYLGALLKR from the coding sequence ATGATGTTTCGAATATATATATTGATCCGTCGAATAATTTACGTCACCCTTGGGACAATCGGTGGGGTGTTGCGCGTGCCCCCAAAGGGTGTTGTGGTTTTTTGTTATCACAGTATCGCCGAAGATGTATGGCGATTTAGCGAGAATTTCGATGAACTTAAAAAGCAGATTGAATTTTTACGACTACATCGCAAGGCAATATCGATAGATGACCTCTTCCTGCACGTAAGCGGGAAACATGTTATTAAAGAACCATCCTTCCTTATTGCATTTGATGATGGGTATAAAGATATTTTACGGACGAAGGAATATTTTAAAGAGAGAGGAATAAAACCAGTTTCTTTAGTGTTGGGAGATTCCCCGCATGCAAATCAGAATGAACTTGGCGGTGATCGACCATTTCTTTCGTTAAGCGAGATTCAGGAACTTAAAAAAAGTGGATGGGATATTGGGTGTCATAGCATGACCCATCAAGATTTTTCATCGTTATCAAAAGAGGAGCGAGATTTGGAAATTATTGAATCAAAATTAAAACTCGAGTCGATATTGGGTTTCCCCATAAAATATTTTGCATATCCCAAGGGTGTTTATTCTGATGAGATTCTTCAATCCGTTAAGCAAGCTGGATATAATCTAGCATTCTCGATGGATGAAGGTTTTGTAAATACGGGAGATGATCCAATGAAGGTTTTTCGTATCGGTGTCGATAGGACACATTCATTTATCGAGTTTAAATACTTAACATCACCACTCGTCATTTCATTTCGCCAGCGGGTAAAATATTTGGGCGCGCTATTGAAGAGATAA